The DNA segment TATCTGGCCATCTACAGCCCACTGCACTACACTTTCCTGATGAGTCCTGATATCTGCAACAAATTGGTGGCAATCTCCTGGTTGGCAGGGGTCGGCACAGGATTTCTGCCTTCCCTGATGATTTCCAAGTTGGATTTTTGTGGGCCCAACCAGAtcaatcatttcttctgtgacctcCCTCCCCTCATGCAGCTGTCATGTTCCAGTATTTATATCACCGAGATGATCATTTTTATCCTCTCAGTTGCTGTGctgtgcttttgcttttttcttacaCTTGTGTCTTATGTTTTTATTGTGTCCTCTATATTGAGAATTCCTTCAGCCTCTGGCCGAATGAAGACTTTTTCCACTTGTGGCTCCCATTTGGCTGTTGTCATGATCTACTATGGAACAATGATCTCCATGTACATTCACCCCAATGCCCACCTGTCACCTGAAATCAATAAGATTATTTCTGTCTTCTACACTGTGATCACCCCATTGTTGAATCCTGTTATATACAGCTTGAGGAACAAAGACTTCAAGGAGGCTGTAAGAAGAGTCATAAGAAGGAATTGTGGCATCTATGGAGTAAGAGTGAAGGACAGTCTCTTTATTAAATGACGAAAACCAACAAGAACACACCATAGATTAAGTTCAGGGATAAATGAGTGGCAGTTTTAGAGCCTTCAAACTGAATAACATCATTGATATTACAGTAAATTCCACAAGCCATaataaaacaacattttttttttcccatttccaacAACTACTCAGAAGATTAAATTGCCTCTATCAAACATTTTGGGGACAATTTTGTCCTGGAAACTTTCTTTCATCTTCTGATGGGATCCTAAATGTATAATCCCAGCCCATAATGATTACATGCATTATTTTCAGATTCTATAA comes from the Phacochoerus africanus isolate WHEZ1 chromosome 4, ROS_Pafr_v1, whole genome shotgun sequence genome and includes:
- the LOC125124206 gene encoding olfactory receptor 11L1 → MDSPNVSTVTKFQLLGFQNLLEWQPLLFAIFLFIYFLTVTGNIVIIAVVSQDQKLHSPMYTFLKHLSFLEIWYTSTIVPLLLANLLSQGQAISFPACIAQLYFFVFFGATECFLLVMMAYDRYLAIYSPLHYTFLMSPDICNKLVAISWLAGVGTGFLPSLMISKLDFCGPNQINHFFCDLPPLMQLSCSSIYITEMIIFILSVAVLCFCFFLTLVSYVFIVSSILRIPSASGRMKTFSTCGSHLAVVMIYYGTMISMYIHPNAHLSPEINKIISVFYTVITPLLNPVIYSLRNKDFKEAVRRVIRRNCGIYGVRVKDSLFIK